From one Ctenopharyngodon idella isolate HZGC_01 chromosome 15, HZGC01, whole genome shotgun sequence genomic stretch:
- the LOC127495639 gene encoding olfactory receptor 6N1-like translates to MQSPLENESSVLIFTLSGLNETLENRFVFFSLTALFYPLMVLCNVVVIFTIISQNTLHEPMYVFICNLCINALYGTAGFYPKFMYDLLAEDHIISYVGCMIQIFVIYSSVLCDLSTLTVMAYDRYVAICRPLEYHSIMTNQRVLECILFCWLTPFFCMFVLIVLTTRLTLCGSTIEKLYCEIWAVAKLSCFSTTVNNVFGYIVIFAYFGHAVLIYCSYIQLIRKCLKSIEVRQKFMQTCVPHLFSLFIVAIALFFDVLYSRYGSKNVPQGVRNFMAMEFLLIPPILNPFIYGLNLTTIRQEVLRLFFKKQVGISE, encoded by the coding sequence ATGCAGTCACCGCTGGAGAATGAGTCCAGTGTCTTAATATTTACACTCTCTggactaaatgaaacactggaaaacagatttgtgtttttttccctcacTGCACTGTTTTATCCCCTAATGGTGTTGTGCAATGTAGTTGTTATTTTCACTATAATCTCACAAAATACGCTTCATGAGccaatgtatgtttttatatgCAATTTGTGCATAAATGCACTTTATGGCACTGCTGGATTCTACCCTAAATTCATGTATGATTTGTTAGCAGAGGATCACATTATTTCTTATGTTGGATGTATGATTCAgatatttgtcatttattcaTCTGTTTTATGTGACCTTTCAACATTAACAGTTATGGCATATGACAGATATGTGGCAATATGTAGACCACTGGAGTATCATTCaataatgaccaatcagagggtCCTTGAATGTATCCTTTTCTGCTGGCTGACTccatttttttgtatgtttgttttaattgtattaacAACTAGACTCACTTTATGTGGCTCTACCATTGAAAAGTTATATTGTGAGATTTGGGCAGTTGCAAAACTGTCATGTTTTTCTACAACAGTAAATAATGTGTTTGGGTACATTGTTATTTTTGCATACTTTGGACATGCAGTATTGatatattgctcatatattCAGTTGATTAGAAAGTGCCTAAAGTCAATAGAGGTCAGGCAAAAATTCATGCAAACATGTGTGCCACATCTGTTTTCATTGTTCATTGTGGCTATTGCATTGTTTTTTGATGTACTGTACAGTCGTTATGGCTCAAAGAATGTGCCTCAAGGTGTGCGTAATTTCATGGCCATGGAATTCCTACTTATACCACCCATTTTGAACCCATTTATTTATGGACTAAATCTGACAACAATACGGCAGGAAGTTTTGAGGCTTTTTTTCAAGAAACAAGTGGGAATATCTGAGTAA
- the LOC127495637 gene encoding olfactory receptor 6N1-like produces MQSPLENESSVLIFTLSGLNETLENRFVFFSLTALFYPLMVLCNVVVIFTIISQKMLHEPMYVFICNLCINALYGTAGFYPKFMYDLLVEDHIISYVGCMIQIFVIYSFALCEVSTLTVMAYDRYVAICRPLEYHSIMTNQRVLECILFCWLTPFFCMFVLIVLTTRLTLCGSTIEKLYCEIWAVAKLSCFSTTVNNVFGYIVVFVCFGHGVLIFCSYIQLIRKCLKSIEVRRKFMQTCVPHLLSLFNVAIALFFDVLYSRYGSKNVPQGVRNFMAMEFLLIPPILNPFIYGLNLTTIRQKVLRLFFKKQVGISE; encoded by the coding sequence ATGCAGTCACCGCTGGAGAATGAGTCCAGTGTCTTAATATTTACACTCTCTggactaaatgaaacactggaaaacagatttgtgtttttttccctcacTGCACTGTTTTATCCCCTAATGGTGTTGTGCAATGTAGTTGTTATTTTCACTATAATCTCACAAAAGATGCTTCATGAGCCAATGTAtgtctttatatgtaatttgtGCATAAATGCACTTTACGGCACTGCTGGATTCTACCCTAAATTCATGTATGATTTGTTAGTAGAGGATCACATTATTTCTTATGTTGGATGTATGATTCAgatatttgtcatttattcatttgccTTGTGTGAAGTGTCAACACTAACAGTGATGGCATATGACAGATATGTGGCAATATGTAGACCACTGGAGTATCATTCaataatgaccaatcagagggtTCTTGAATGTATCCTTTTCTGCTGGCTGACTccatttttttgtatgtttgttttaattgtattaacAACTAGACTCACTTTATGTGGCTCTACCATTGAAAAGTTATATTGTGAGATTTGGGCAGTTGCAAAACTGTCGTGTTTTTCTACCACTGTAAATAATGTGTTTGGGtacattgttgtttttgtatgCTTTGGACATGgtgtattaatattttgctcATATATTCAGTTGATTAGAAAGTGCCTAAAGTCAATAGAGGTCAGGCGCAAATTCATGCAAACATGTGTGCCACATCTGCTTTCATTGTTCAATGTGGCTATTGCATTGTTTTTTGATGTACTGTACAGTCGTTATGGCTCAAAGAATGTGCCTCAAGGTGTGCGTAATTTCATGGCCATGGAATTCCTACTTATACCACCCATTTTGAACCCCTTTATTTATGGACTAAATCTGACAACAATTCGGCAGAAAGTTTTGAGGCTTTTTTTCAAGAAACAAGTGGGAATATCTGAGTAA
- the LOC127495634 gene encoding olfactory receptor 1D2-like: MQPPLKNESNVLVFTLSGLNETMENRYVLFSFTALYYPLMVFCNVTIITTILLHKKLHEPMYVFICNLCVNGLFGTSGFYPKFMYDLLSHDHVISYIGCLIQIFVIYSSILCDFSTLTVMAYDRYVAICRPLEYHLKMTNQKILKCILFCWLAPFFCMSVLIILISRLTLCGFNIEKLYCEIWAVAKLSCFSTTVNNVFGYIVILTYFGHAVLIFCSYIHLIRKCRKSIEVRHKFIQTCVPHLLALINVTAAFLFDVLYSRYGSKNVPQGVRNFMALEFLLVPPILNPLIYGLNLTIVRQQVMRLFFKKQMGISK, from the coding sequence ATGCAGCCACCATTAAAGAATGAGTCCAATGTCTTGGTATTTACACTCTCTGGTCTAAATGAAACAATGGAAAATAgatatgttttgttttcttttactgCACTGTATTATCCCCTTATGGTCTTTTGTAATGTAACTATAATTACTACTATACTCTTACATAAGAAGCTTCATGAGCCAatgtatgtgtttatatgtAATCTGTGTGTAAATGGACTTTTTGGCACTTCTGGATTCTACCCTAAATTCATGTATGACTTATTATCCCATGATCATGTGATTTCTTATATTGGATGCCTGATTCAgatatttgtcatttattcaTCTATTCTGTGTGACTTTTCAACACTAACAGTGATGGCATATGACAGGTATGTGGCAATATGTAGACCACTGGagtatcatttaaaaatgacaaatcagAAGATTCTTAAATGTATCCTTTTCTGCTGGCTGGCTCCATTTTTCTGCATGTCTGttctaatcattttaatatctaGACTCACCTTATGTGGCTTTAATATCGAAAAGTTATATTGTGAGATTTGGGCAGTTGCAAAACTTTCTTGTTTTTCTACAACAGTAAATAATGTATTTGGGTACATTGTTATTCTTACATACTTTGGACATGCAGTATTGATATTTTGCTCATACATTCATTTGATTAGAAAGTGCAGGAAGTCAATAGAGGTCAGGcacaaattcatacaaacatGTGTGCCACATCTGCTTGCATTGATCAATGTGACAGCTGCTTTTTTGTTTGATGTACTGTACAGTCGTTATGGCTCAAAGAATGTGCCACAAGGTGTACGTAATTTCATGGCTCTTGAATTCTTACTTGTACCACCGATTTTAAATCCTCTTATTTATGGACTAAATCTGACAATAGTGCGCCAGCAAGTTATGAGactgtttttcaaaaaacaaatgggAATATCTAagtga